Proteins found in one Hypomesus transpacificus isolate Combined female unplaced genomic scaffold, fHypTra1 scaffold_329, whole genome shotgun sequence genomic segment:
- the LOC124464243 gene encoding uromodulin-like isoform X2, giving the protein MTPEPTILPPITKPYLECGRKVLKVGLPSAEMKAIGLDSSSAHLSDRLCSTHLERDGKVWYQVERKEGSCGNSLKTNGSHAIFSNNIFVYPLNLASDSLSQPIRIHFSCIYPMDTETSLDVVIKPYLGMDGVGLVNVGPKAKASMSLFHSADYMEPYPAGPVTLPLGSILHVGVSVQETETDRFVVVLEDCYATHSANPYNLTRYFLIQHKCPTDHHQVTVEESGLSLQARFSVLLFLFQGDYRDVYLHCSLNLCDQRTSSCSPMCSGRSVRSVDELVPLKPVTIGPITCEYKPQP; this is encoded by the exons ATGACCCCAGAACCCACAATTCTTCCACCAATCACAAAGCCATACCTGGAGTGTGGGAGGAAAGTCCTAAAAGTGGGGCTCCCGTCGGCTGAGATGAAGGCCATCGGCCTGGACTCCTCCTCGGCACACCTGTCAGATCGTCTCTGCTCCACTCACCTGGAACGTGACGGGAAGGTGTGGTACCAGGTGGAGCGCAAGGAGGGAAGCTGTGGAAACAGTCTGAAG ACCAACGGATCTCACGCTATCTTCTCCAACAACATCTTCGTTTACCCTTTGAACCTAGCTTCTGACTCTCtgtctcaaccaatcagaatccaCTTCTCTTGCATCTACCCAATGGACACAGAGACCAGTCTGGATGTGGTAATAAAGCCTTATTTGGG AATGGATGGAGTAGGCCTGGTGAATGTGGGTCCCAAGGCCAAGGCCTCCATGTCTCTGTTCCACAGCGCTGACTACATGGAGCCTTACCCAGCAGGCCCGGTCACTCTGCCCCTGGGCTCCATCCTGCATGTGGGCGTGTCCGTACAGGAGACGGAGACTGATCGCTTTGTGGTCGTTTTGGAGGACTGCTATGCCACCCACTCCGCCAATCCTTACAATCTCACAAGATACTTCCTCATCCAGCAcaa GTGTCCTACCGACCATCACCAGGTGACCGTGGAGGAGAGTGGCTTGTCCCTCCAGGCTCGTTTCTCTGTGCTGCTGTTCCTGTTCCAGGGGGACTACAGGGACGTCTACCTGCACTGCAGCCTCAACCTGTGTGACCAGAggacctcctcctgctctcct ATGTGTTCAGGAAGGTCTGTCCGCTCTGTCGACGAACTCGTACCCCTCAAGCCCGTCACCATCGGACCAATCACCTGTGAGTATAAACCACAGCCATGA
- the LOC124464243 gene encoding pancreatic secretory granule membrane major glycoprotein GP2-like isoform X1: MTPEPTILPPITKPYLECGRKVLKVGLPSAEMKAIGLDSSSAHLSDRLCSTHLERDGKVWYQVERKEGSCGNSLKTNGSHAIFSNNIFVYPLNLASDSLSQPIRIHFSCIYPMDTETSLDVVIKPYLGMDGVGLVNVGPKAKASMSLFHSADYMEPYPAGPVTLPLGSILHVGVSVQETETDRFVVVLEDCYATHSANPYNLTRYFLIQHKYVCMFVSVYVASVVILLSNSSLSTSRCPTDHHQVTVEESGLSLQARFSVLLFLFQGDYRDVYLHCSLNLCDQRTSSCSPVCSRRTARSVSESLHLKPLTIGPITWTRV; this comes from the exons ATGACCCCAGAACCCACAATTCTTCCACCAATCACAAAGCCATACCTGGAGTGTGGGAGGAAAGTCCTAAAAGTGGGGCTCCCGTCGGCTGAGATGAAGGCCATCGGCCTGGACTCCTCCTCGGCACACCTGTCAGATCGTCTCTGCTCCACTCACCTGGAACGTGACGGGAAGGTGTGGTACCAGGTGGAGCGCAAGGAGGGAAGCTGTGGAAACAGTCTGAAG ACCAACGGATCTCACGCTATCTTCTCCAACAACATCTTCGTTTACCCTTTGAACCTAGCTTCTGACTCTCtgtctcaaccaatcagaatccaCTTCTCTTGCATCTACCCAATGGACACAGAGACCAGTCTGGATGTGGTAATAAAGCCTTATTTGGG AATGGATGGAGTAGGCCTGGTGAATGTGGGTCCCAAGGCCAAGGCCTCCATGTCTCTGTTCCACAGCGCTGACTACATGGAGCCTTACCCAGCAGGCCCGGTCACTCTGCCCCTGGGCTCCATCCTGCATGTGGGCGTGTCCGTACAGGAGACGGAGACTGATCGCTTTGTGGTCGTTTTGGAGGACTGCTATGCCACCCACTCCGCCAATCCTTACAATCTCACAAGATACTTCCTCATCCAGCAcaagtatgtgtgcatgtttgtgagtgtgtatgtagcGTCAGTTGTTATATTATTGTCCAACTCTTCTCTTTCCACCTCCAGGTGTCCTACCGACCATCACCAGGTGACCGTGGAGGAGAGTGGCTTGTCCCTCCAGGCTCGTTTCTCTGTGCTGCTGTTCCTGTTCCAGGGGGACTACAGGGACGTCTACCTGCACTGCAGCCTCAACCTGTGTGACCAGAggacctcctcctgctctcct GTGTGCTCTAGAAGGACGGCCCGCTCTGTCTCTGAGTCCCTCCACCTCAAGCCGCTCACCATCGGACCAATCACCT GGACCAGAGTCTAG
- the LOC124464243 gene encoding pancreatic secretory granule membrane major glycoprotein GP2-like isoform X3 gives MTPEPTILPPITKPYLECGRKVLKVGLPSAEMKAIGLDSSSAHLSDRLCSTHLERDGKVWYQVERKEGSCGNSLKTNGSHAIFSNNIFVYPLNLASDSLSQPIRIHFSCIYPMDTETSLDVVIKPYLGMDGVGLVNVGPKAKASMSLFHSADYMEPYPAGPVTLPLGSILHVGVSVQETETDRFVVVLEDCYATHSANPYNLTRYFLIQHKCPTDHHQVTVEESGLSLQARFSVLLFLFQGDYRDVYLHCSLNLCDQRTSSCSPVCSRRTARSVSESLHLKPLTIGPITWTRV, from the exons ATGACCCCAGAACCCACAATTCTTCCACCAATCACAAAGCCATACCTGGAGTGTGGGAGGAAAGTCCTAAAAGTGGGGCTCCCGTCGGCTGAGATGAAGGCCATCGGCCTGGACTCCTCCTCGGCACACCTGTCAGATCGTCTCTGCTCCACTCACCTGGAACGTGACGGGAAGGTGTGGTACCAGGTGGAGCGCAAGGAGGGAAGCTGTGGAAACAGTCTGAAG ACCAACGGATCTCACGCTATCTTCTCCAACAACATCTTCGTTTACCCTTTGAACCTAGCTTCTGACTCTCtgtctcaaccaatcagaatccaCTTCTCTTGCATCTACCCAATGGACACAGAGACCAGTCTGGATGTGGTAATAAAGCCTTATTTGGG AATGGATGGAGTAGGCCTGGTGAATGTGGGTCCCAAGGCCAAGGCCTCCATGTCTCTGTTCCACAGCGCTGACTACATGGAGCCTTACCCAGCAGGCCCGGTCACTCTGCCCCTGGGCTCCATCCTGCATGTGGGCGTGTCCGTACAGGAGACGGAGACTGATCGCTTTGTGGTCGTTTTGGAGGACTGCTATGCCACCCACTCCGCCAATCCTTACAATCTCACAAGATACTTCCTCATCCAGCAcaa GTGTCCTACCGACCATCACCAGGTGACCGTGGAGGAGAGTGGCTTGTCCCTCCAGGCTCGTTTCTCTGTGCTGCTGTTCCTGTTCCAGGGGGACTACAGGGACGTCTACCTGCACTGCAGCCTCAACCTGTGTGACCAGAggacctcctcctgctctcct GTGTGCTCTAGAAGGACGGCCCGCTCTGTCTCTGAGTCCCTCCACCTCAAGCCGCTCACCATCGGACCAATCACCT GGACCAGAGTCTAG
- the LOC124464242 gene encoding uromodulin-like isoform X2, with product MTTGKMMCVSCKEGEVCVSKDGVTWTCERPENPSIPVPVMVCGHSTMEVGLVKARLAAIGLDSSSAHLADPRCSAHQERDGTVWYQVERKEGSCGTTLRTNGSHAIYSNSLFVYPVGNVTFVQPLSVPFSCSYPLETDSSLGVAVRPYLAVESAAVGQGSKVKASMTLFHNANYTEPYAIGPVTMAVGSVLHVGVSVDDKETERFVVVLDDCYATYSSKPADLMRYYLIQNGCPSDRRQVTVEESGLSLQARFSVLLFLFQGDYRDVYLHCSLNLCDQRTSSCSPSCSARKRRSVSPTVSLAPLTLGPITWTEI from the exons ATGACAACAGGGAAAATGATGTGTGTGAGCTGTAAAGAGGGGGAGGTCTGTGTGAGCAAAGATGGTGTCACCTGGACATGTGAGAGACCAG agaaCCCCTCTATACCTGTTCCTGTGATGGTGTGTGGTCACAGCACGATGGAGGTGGGGCTGGTGAAGGCTCGCCTGGCAGCTATCGGCCTGGACTCCTCCTCTGCTCACCTGGCCGACCCCCGCTGCTCCGCCCACCAGGAGCGTGATGGGACGGTGTGGTACCAGGTGGAGCGCAAGGAGGGCAGCTGTGGAACCACTctgagg aCCAACGGCAGCCACGCCATCTACTCCAACAGTCTGTTTGTCTACCCAGTAGGCAACGTGACCTTTGTTCAACCCCTGAGCGtccccttctcctgctcctatCCTCTGGAGACAGACTCCAGTCTGGGTGTGGCTGTCCGACCATACCTGGC CGTGGAATCCGCTGCTGTCGGccagggttcaaaggtcaaggCGTCCATGACCCTGTTCCACAACGCCAACTACACTGAGCCTTACGCCATAGGCCCCGTCACCATGGCGGTGGGCTCTGTCCTGCACGTGGGCGTATCCGTGGACGACAAGGAGACGGAACGCTTTGTGGTCGTCCTGGACGACTGCTACGCCACCTACTCATCAAAACCTGCGGACCTCATGAGATACTACCTCATAcagaatgg TTGCCCTAGTGACCGTCGCCAGGTGACCGTGGAGGAGAGTGGCTTGTCCCTCCAGGCTCGCTTCTCTGTGCTGCTGTTCCTGTTCCAGGGGGACTACAGGGACGTCTACCTGCACTGCAGCCTCAACCTGTGTGACCAGAggacctcctcctgctctcct TCTTGTTCAGCCAGGAAACGTCGTTCAGTGAGCCCAACTGTAAGCCTGGCACCTCTCACCCTTGGGCCAATCACAT GGACCGAGATTTAG